In Pirellulales bacterium, the following are encoded in one genomic region:
- the arsM gene encoding arsenite methyltransferase: MNDRHDEILNQVRSQYSAVAMRGLSSDQDGVRSVAEAFGYTAEELASIPAEANMGLSCGNPTATARLRPGEAVVDLGCGGGLDVLLAAGKVGPTGKAIGVDMSPQMIELARRNAARGADGRPIENVEFHLSTIDALPLADASVDCVISNCVINLAPDKAAVLREVHRVLRPGGRVAVSDIALKQELPAEVAENISAYVGCIAGAIPIAEYRQLLLDAGFAAVEVVDTGADLNAYAQAEEAACCVPAAAAEAGLPVLGAGGCCGAPAPQQIHEQLADLLSRYDVNALAASVKIFAVKPGG, from the coding sequence ATGAACGATCGTCACGATGAGATTCTCAATCAGGTTCGCTCCCAGTATTCGGCCGTCGCCATGCGGGGGCTGTCGAGCGATCAGGACGGCGTCCGTTCGGTCGCCGAGGCGTTCGGTTACACGGCCGAGGAGTTGGCGTCGATCCCCGCCGAGGCGAACATGGGGCTGTCGTGCGGCAATCCGACCGCGACGGCGCGGCTGCGGCCGGGCGAAGCGGTCGTCGATCTCGGCTGCGGCGGCGGGCTCGACGTGCTCTTGGCCGCCGGCAAGGTCGGTCCGACCGGCAAGGCGATCGGCGTCGACATGAGCCCGCAGATGATCGAGTTGGCCCGACGCAACGCGGCCCGCGGCGCCGACGGCAGGCCGATCGAGAACGTCGAGTTTCACCTGTCGACGATCGACGCGCTGCCGTTGGCCGACGCGTCGGTCGATTGCGTGATCAGCAACTGCGTGATCAACCTGGCGCCCGACAAGGCCGCGGTGCTGCGCGAGGTGCATCGCGTGCTGCGTCCCGGCGGCCGCGTGGCGGTGAGCGACATCGCACTCAAGCAGGAGCTGCCCGCCGAGGTCGCCGAGAACATCTCGGCGTACGTCGGGTGCATCGCCGGGGCGATCCCGATCGCCGAGTATCGCCAACTGCTGCTGGACGCGGGGTTTGCTGCGGTCGAAGTCGTCGACACGGGCGCCGACCTCAATGCCTACGCCCAGGCCGAGGAGGCCGCTTGCTGCGTCCCAGCCGCGGCGGCCGAAGCGGGGTTGCCGGTGCTCGGCGCGGGAGGATGCTGCGGAGCGCCGGCGCCGCAACAAATCCACGAGCAACTGGCCGACCTGCTCAGCCGCTACGACGTTAATGCCCTGGCGGCCAGCGTGAAGATCTTTGCCGTGAAACCGGGGGGCTAA
- a CDS encoding ABC transporter permease — MNLRTLVWRELFERKSQMITITVGILLGITTVIAIRNITHYSEKAVARELDSLGANVLILPKSVSLQDYYAADMHEEVIPEEYVMRLTMSDLQGVDNLSPKLCVPTELGGRNYSLTGILPKSEFQAKAAWAGAGIFSRPIGCGALELGDEPAEEDKKTLVRKRVIKDLAPNEALIGADVAAAQGLSEGSTANLLGESFTVVAVLPETGTVDDSRIFAHLHTVQRLAGKGEVVNCIEVVGCCKEIASGLVAGVNKLLPDAKVVTVKQVVDTQVKVHNMMERLSQLFVAIIVVVGGAGIANYMFANVSERRREIGTLMAMGADSRLIQRMFLAKALVLGLVGGVGGFVIGTVLAVALGPKLAGVTVLPMPLLSVWAVAISVGIALVASYIPARRAAMLDPVATFREI; from the coding sequence ATGAATCTTCGTACGCTGGTATGGCGCGAACTGTTCGAGCGCAAGAGTCAGATGATCACGATCACCGTGGGCATTCTCTTGGGCATCACGACGGTCATCGCGATTCGCAATATCACCCACTACTCGGAGAAAGCGGTCGCCCGCGAGCTCGACAGCTTGGGCGCCAACGTCCTGATCCTTCCGAAGTCGGTCTCGCTGCAAGACTACTACGCGGCCGACATGCACGAAGAGGTCATTCCCGAGGAATACGTCATGCGGCTGACGATGTCGGACCTGCAGGGGGTCGACAACCTGTCGCCGAAGTTGTGCGTCCCAACGGAGTTGGGGGGGCGCAATTACTCGCTGACCGGCATTTTGCCGAAGAGCGAATTCCAGGCCAAGGCGGCGTGGGCGGGGGCGGGAATCTTCTCGCGCCCGATCGGCTGCGGCGCCCTCGAGCTGGGGGACGAACCGGCCGAGGAGGACAAGAAGACGCTGGTTCGCAAACGCGTGATCAAGGACCTCGCGCCGAACGAGGCGCTGATCGGCGCCGACGTGGCGGCCGCTCAGGGACTTTCCGAAGGTTCGACGGCGAACCTGCTGGGTGAATCGTTCACGGTCGTCGCCGTGCTGCCTGAGACAGGGACTGTCGACGACTCGCGGATCTTCGCTCACCTGCACACGGTCCAAAGGCTGGCCGGCAAAGGAGAAGTCGTCAACTGCATCGAAGTCGTCGGCTGCTGCAAGGAGATCGCCTCGGGGCTGGTCGCCGGGGTGAACAAGCTGCTGCCCGACGCCAAGGTGGTGACCGTCAAGCAGGTCGTCGACACCCAGGTCAAGGTGCACAACATGATGGAACGGCTGTCGCAGCTGTTTGTGGCGATCATCGTCGTCGTCGGCGGAGCCGGAATCGCGAACTACATGTTCGCCAACGTCTCGGAACGACGAAGAGAGATCGGCACGCTTATGGCGATGGGCGCCGACTCGCGACTCATCCAGCGCATGTTTCTGGCCAAGGCTCTCGTGTTGGGCTTGGTCGGAGGCGTGGGCGGGTTTGTCATCGGCACGGTCTTGGCAGTCGCCTTGGGGCCCAAGCTCGCCGGCGTGACGGTCTTGCCGATGCCGTTGTTGTCGGTGTGGGCCGTCGCCATTTCCGTCGGAATTGCCCTCGTCGCCAGCTACATCCCAGCCCGCCGGGCCGCCATGCTCGATCCAGTCGCCACTTTCCGGGAGATCTAA
- a CDS encoding ABC transporter ATP-binding protein, translated as MERVSKNYFLRKQPVAGLVDASIEIPKGDFVSLVGPSGSGKSTLLLMLGGMLSPTAGLVTLDGHSLYERSADERAKLRQKYVGFVFQTFNLVPYLTALENVQVPLFLAGVAEQEQRQRAGALLDRVGLGDRLDHKPSELSVGQQQRVALARMLANDPAVILADEPTGNLDPETASQVIRFFEEFNAEGRTIVMVTHDPRAAQRAKRMIRLTEGRLVGETVSTAKRHVA; from the coding sequence ATGGAACGCGTATCCAAGAATTACTTCCTTCGCAAGCAGCCGGTCGCCGGGCTCGTCGACGCCTCGATCGAAATCCCCAAAGGCGATTTCGTCTCGCTGGTCGGCCCCAGCGGCAGCGGCAAAAGCACGCTGTTGCTGATGCTCGGCGGAATGCTCTCCCCCACGGCAGGATTGGTGACCCTCGACGGGCATTCCCTGTACGAACGCTCTGCCGACGAGCGAGCCAAACTGCGGCAGAAATACGTCGGCTTCGTGTTCCAGACGTTCAACTTGGTGCCGTATCTGACGGCCCTGGAGAACGTGCAGGTGCCGTTATTTCTGGCCGGCGTCGCTGAACAGGAGCAACGGCAGCGCGCCGGCGCCTTGCTCGATCGGGTCGGGCTGGGAGATCGACTCGATCACAAGCCGTCGGAACTGAGCGTCGGCCAGCAGCAACGCGTGGCCCTGGCCCGGATGTTGGCGAACGATCCGGCCGTGATTCTCGCCGACGAACCGACGGGGAATCTCGACCCCGAGACGGCCAGCCAAGTGATCCGCTTCTTTGAAGAGTTCAACGCCGAGGGGCGCACCATCGTCATGGTGACTCACGACCCCCGGGCCGCCCAACGAGCCAAGCGGATGATTCGGCTGACGGAAGGCCGACTCGTGGGCGAGACCGTCTCGACCGCGAAGCGACACGTCGCATAG
- a CDS encoding helix-turn-helix transcriptional regulator, giving the protein MSDKACCQADGPAGAAAEIARVPSCPPEELFQAFADRTRLRILNLLLRKETCVGDVTTILAIPQPRVSQHLACLRKAGFVSVRRVGPWCFYSLAPPRSSIAARMLDCLRECVQDDPILLADQQRAVLLERAGGCCSAEAP; this is encoded by the coding sequence ATGAGCGACAAGGCGTGCTGCCAAGCGGACGGCCCGGCGGGGGCCGCGGCGGAGATCGCGCGGGTCCCTTCATGCCCTCCGGAGGAACTGTTCCAGGCGTTCGCCGATCGAACCCGGCTGCGAATTCTGAATCTGCTGTTGCGCAAGGAAACGTGCGTGGGAGACGTCACGACCATCCTGGCGATACCCCAGCCGCGCGTGTCGCAGCATCTGGCGTGTCTCCGCAAAGCAGGGTTCGTGAGCGTCCGCAGGGTCGGCCCGTGGTGCTTCTACTCGCTGGCCCCGCCGCGCTCGTCAATTGCGGCGCGAATGCTCGATTGTCTGCGGGAGTGCGTCCAAGATGACCCGATCCTGCTAGCCGATCAGCAACGAGCCGTGCTGCTGGAACGAGCGGGAGGCTGTTGCAGCGCCGAGGCTCCTTGA
- a CDS encoding C_GCAxxG_C_C family protein, which produces MAAVDRRQMLTAIGSSSVLAYCAGRRSLAEAVDSGSALEGRKPAGEREDPWRYRPLDPEACADRAYAIYPEGGCMYAVVGSVLGELSARYGAPYDAFPVVMMRYGDGGVGAWGSLCGVVNGGAALCGLFHPEQDKATLEQLVTELCTWYETSALPQYAPTRPEWASETMPCVAGSLLCHVSVGRWCKVAERDAFSIEKKERCRRLASDGAKKVVEILNRKASGDGGHAALAPAVTNCLECHGPEGTRDAMGKMSCTTCHQMPETHP; this is translated from the coding sequence ATGGCTGCCGTCGATCGGAGACAAATGCTGACTGCCATCGGCAGCTCAAGCGTGTTGGCCTATTGCGCAGGACGACGATCGCTTGCAGAAGCCGTCGATTCGGGATCCGCCCTCGAGGGGCGCAAACCCGCCGGAGAACGCGAGGACCCATGGAGGTATCGGCCGCTGGACCCCGAGGCGTGCGCCGACCGCGCCTACGCAATCTATCCCGAGGGGGGCTGTATGTATGCGGTCGTCGGAAGCGTCTTGGGAGAACTGTCGGCCCGCTACGGAGCTCCCTACGATGCCTTCCCTGTCGTCATGATGCGTTACGGAGACGGCGGGGTCGGGGCCTGGGGGTCCCTGTGCGGGGTCGTCAACGGCGGAGCGGCGTTGTGCGGGTTGTTCCACCCGGAGCAAGACAAGGCGACTCTCGAACAACTCGTCACGGAGCTTTGCACTTGGTACGAAACCAGCGCGCTGCCCCAATATGCTCCGACGCGGCCTGAGTGGGCCTCTGAAACCATGCCCTGCGTCGCCGGGTCCCTGCTGTGTCACGTCTCCGTCGGCAGGTGGTGCAAGGTTGCAGAGAGGGACGCCTTTTCCATAGAGAAGAAAGAACGCTGTCGACGGCTCGCGTCGGACGGAGCGAAGAAAGTCGTCGAGATCCTGAACCGCAAGGCAAGCGGCGACGGAGGTCATGCTGCGCTCGCTCCCGCGGTGACCAATTGCCTGGAATGTCACGGCCCCGAGGGGACTCGCGACGCGATGGGCAAGATGAGCTGCACGACTTGCCATCAGATGCCGGAAACGCATCCGTAG
- a CDS encoding divalent metal cation transporter: protein MRRRSRPMGQDFHLERQRAVLRDAEARGMLPALGAYARFSGPGWLTSALTLGAGSLGSSLYLGILAGVGMVWIQPYAMAMGVVMLGAISYVTLSINESPFRAINKHVNPLLGWSWLAAALVANVVWSMPQYGLTFAVMEQNLAPSWFGSEGWLGEGDGAKYAVSLAAFAACTAVAWSYGSGSAGVRWFDRLLKLVVAIIVLSFIGVVVRIATTGDGIEWGVVLAGVIPSPRNFTRPAVAFEPLLAAIGNPGTRAFWHDLIVSQQRDVMLGAGSAAVGVNMTYMLPTLLRTRGWGREFRRLELFDLATAMFLPFVIATGCVIVASAHQFHAQVPGGFGVDAHGEVVVPERFRGEYAGMMAARSSALAASRGDVPPPAAEEEQLAAMLVRRDASDLAQSLVTLFGGGEESDGRFVANIVFGVGVAGMTVSSIALMMLISGFIVCDATNAPVGGWRFRLGCLVPSIALLWPVVWQGATKAWLTVAASVVCASLLPIAYVAFLLLMNRRELMGGEMLVGWKRLVVNLLMCLAAASAIGAAISAVLKTSGWPGMGVVAVYLVVLLVVGAVRRTNQTRDAVRAKLVRGAAAESLT from the coding sequence ATGCGACGGCGATCTCGCCCCATGGGCCAGGACTTCCATCTCGAACGCCAGCGGGCCGTGCTCCGCGATGCTGAAGCCCGCGGGATGTTGCCGGCGCTGGGGGCGTACGCGCGGTTCTCGGGGCCGGGGTGGCTGACCAGTGCCCTGACGCTGGGCGCCGGGTCGCTGGGGAGCAGCCTGTATCTGGGGATCCTGGCCGGGGTCGGCATGGTGTGGATCCAACCCTACGCCATGGCGATGGGGGTCGTCATGCTAGGGGCGATCAGCTACGTGACGCTGTCGATCAACGAGTCGCCGTTTCGGGCGATCAACAAGCATGTCAATCCGCTGCTCGGGTGGTCGTGGCTCGCCGCGGCGCTGGTGGCGAATGTGGTGTGGTCGATGCCGCAGTATGGGTTGACCTTCGCCGTCATGGAGCAGAACTTGGCGCCGAGCTGGTTCGGCTCGGAAGGCTGGCTCGGCGAAGGCGACGGCGCCAAGTACGCCGTGTCGCTGGCCGCGTTCGCGGCCTGTACGGCCGTGGCGTGGAGCTACGGCAGCGGCAGCGCCGGCGTGCGGTGGTTCGATCGGTTGTTGAAACTGGTCGTCGCGATCATCGTGCTCAGCTTCATCGGCGTGGTGGTGCGGATCGCCACGACAGGCGACGGGATCGAGTGGGGGGTCGTGCTCGCCGGCGTCATACCCAGCCCGCGGAACTTCACGCGGCCGGCCGTCGCGTTCGAGCCGCTGCTGGCGGCGATCGGCAACCCGGGGACGCGCGCCTTCTGGCACGACCTGATCGTCAGCCAGCAACGCGACGTGATGTTGGGCGCCGGTTCGGCGGCGGTCGGGGTGAACATGACCTACATGCTTCCCACACTGCTGCGCACCCGGGGGTGGGGGCGCGAATTCCGACGGCTCGAGCTGTTCGATCTGGCGACGGCCATGTTTCTGCCGTTCGTGATCGCCACCGGCTGCGTCATCGTGGCGTCGGCGCACCAATTTCACGCCCAAGTTCCCGGAGGGTTCGGCGTCGACGCTCACGGCGAGGTCGTCGTCCCCGAGCGTTTTCGCGGCGAGTACGCCGGAATGATGGCCGCCCGGTCAAGCGCTCTGGCAGCGAGCCGCGGCGATGTTCCGCCCCCGGCGGCCGAGGAAGAGCAATTGGCCGCGATGCTGGTGCGGCGCGACGCGTCGGACTTGGCGCAATCGCTGGTCACGCTGTTCGGAGGAGGCGAAGAGAGCGACGGCCGGTTCGTCGCCAACATTGTGTTCGGCGTCGGCGTAGCGGGGATGACCGTGTCGTCGATCGCCCTGATGATGCTGATCTCGGGGTTCATCGTTTGCGACGCGACGAACGCCCCGGTCGGCGGTTGGCGATTTCGCCTGGGGTGTCTTGTGCCTTCGATCGCCCTGTTGTGGCCGGTCGTTTGGCAGGGAGCGACCAAGGCTTGGCTGACAGTGGCCGCCAGCGTCGTGTGCGCCTCGCTGTTGCCGATCGCCTACGTGGCGTTCTTGCTGCTCATGAATCGTCGTGAGCTGATGGGCGGCGAGATGCTCGTCGGCTGGAAGCGATTGGTCGTCAACCTGCTGATGTGCCTGGCCGCGGCTTCGGCGATCGGGGCCGCGATCTCCGCGGTGCTTAAGACCAGCGGCTGGCCCGGCATGGGGGTCGTCGCCGTCTATCTGGTCGTGCTCCTGGTCGTCGGGGCGGTGCGGCGAACCAACCAAACCCGAGACGCCGTGCGGGCGAAGCTTGTCCGCGGCGCCGCGGCCGAATCTCTAACTTGA
- a CDS encoding sugar phosphate isomerase/epimerase, translating into MIDPRTSLSRRQFSGAALAATAGAVAATRSWSQLAAAPSATVAGQAGPRRYCAFIKFLQELSYDELAERIAELGFDGVEATVRTADGYLKPATAAVELPKFKRALAKQGLEITILTTDILSADQPEAETTLRAAADNGVTHYRIGFHRYDVKQPIEPQLEALRPTIDALAALNRKLGISALYQNHCGATFVGATFWDLRSLLKDVPPEEIGCVYDLRHAMVEAGEAWPLLYQLIRPHVQAYSVKDFVWSKGKSAHAALGDGLLDRRFYQELAKSEFAGPISVHVEYLKPGPAEEHLAALQRDFDTLREWMKG; encoded by the coding sequence ATGATCGATCCGCGCACTTCGTTGTCCCGCCGTCAGTTTTCGGGCGCCGCGTTGGCCGCAACTGCGGGGGCCGTCGCGGCGACTCGTTCCTGGTCGCAGCTCGCCGCCGCGCCGTCGGCGACGGTCGCCGGACAGGCCGGCCCGCGCCGGTATTGTGCGTTCATCAAGTTCCTGCAGGAGTTGAGCTACGACGAACTGGCCGAGCGGATCGCCGAACTCGGTTTCGACGGCGTCGAAGCGACGGTGCGAACCGCCGACGGGTATTTGAAGCCCGCAACAGCCGCCGTTGAGTTGCCCAAGTTCAAGCGGGCCCTAGCGAAGCAGGGGCTTGAGATCACGATCCTGACCACCGACATCCTCAGCGCGGACCAGCCCGAGGCCGAGACCACCCTGCGTGCCGCGGCCGACAACGGAGTAACGCACTATCGGATCGGGTTTCACCGCTACGACGTCAAGCAGCCGATCGAGCCGCAACTGGAGGCCTTGCGGCCGACGATCGACGCGTTGGCGGCGCTCAACCGGAAACTGGGGATCAGCGCGTTGTACCAGAACCACTGCGGGGCGACGTTCGTCGGCGCCACGTTCTGGGACCTGCGAAGCCTGCTGAAGGACGTGCCGCCGGAGGAGATCGGCTGCGTCTACGACCTGCGGCACGCCATGGTCGAGGCCGGCGAGGCGTGGCCCCTGCTCTACCAGCTCATCCGGCCGCACGTGCAGGCGTACTCGGTCAAGGACTTCGTCTGGAGCAAGGGCAAAAGCGCGCACGCGGCGCTCGGCGATGGACTGCTCGACCGCCGCTTCTACCAGGAGTTGGCCAAGAGCGAATTCGCGGGGCCGATCTCCGTGCACGTCGAGTACTTGAAGCCGGGGCCGGCCGAGGAGCACCTCGCGGCGCTGCAGCGAGACTTCGACACGCTCCGGGAGTGGATGAAGGGGTGA
- a CDS encoding SDR family oxidoreductase, producing the protein MQLPGKRALVTGGTRGIGAAVALDFVAAGAKVVVNGRTNDGDAAEVCRQAEAAGGFCRFVQADVAVPAEADRCVDEAIELLGGLDVLVHSAGGPAPGSIDQITLDEWRAAFDVHVHAAFTLCRRALPAIRRSGEGAIVLVSSAAAVRGCPGAIAYGTVKGAILQFTRMLARDVADDNIRVNCVAPGIIRTRFHQAMSHEQQAHNLRQRIPLHREGTPADVAEVVRLLATNEFMTGEYVVVDGGMSMQMVR; encoded by the coding sequence ATGCAACTGCCAGGAAAACGTGCGCTCGTCACCGGCGGGACTCGCGGGATCGGCGCGGCGGTCGCACTCGACTTCGTCGCCGCCGGCGCAAAGGTCGTCGTGAACGGCCGAACCAACGACGGCGACGCGGCCGAGGTCTGTCGCCAAGCGGAAGCGGCCGGAGGGTTCTGCCGCTTCGTGCAGGCCGACGTCGCCGTTCCTGCCGAGGCGGACCGCTGCGTCGACGAGGCGATCGAACTGCTGGGAGGACTCGACGTGCTGGTCCACAGCGCCGGCGGTCCCGCGCCAGGGTCGATCGACCAGATCACGCTCGACGAGTGGCGAGCCGCGTTCGACGTTCACGTCCACGCGGCGTTCACCCTTTGCCGGCGTGCGTTGCCGGCGATTCGCCGCAGCGGCGAGGGGGCGATCGTGCTGGTCTCGTCCGCGGCCGCGGTCCGGGGCTGTCCCGGCGCGATCGCCTACGGCACGGTCAAAGGGGCGATCCTGCAATTCACCCGGATGCTCGCACGCGACGTCGCCGACGACAACATCCGCGTCAATTGCGTCGCGCCCGGGATCATCCGCACGCGATTCCATCAGGCGATGTCGCACGAGCAGCAGGCCCACAACCTCCGTCAACGCATTCCGCTCCACCGCGAGGGGACGCCCGCCGACGTCGCCGAGGTCGTCCGACTGCTGGCGACCAACGAATTCATGACGGGCGAGTACGTCGTCGTCGACGGCGGGATGTCGATGCAGATGGTTCGCTGA